A region from the Prionailurus viverrinus isolate Anna chromosome E2, UM_Priviv_1.0, whole genome shotgun sequence genome encodes:
- the KLK5 gene encoding kallikrein-5 isoform X2: MATAGPPRTWMVGALITALILGVREPVLANDVTSCDNPSDAGTRPSGSTRDLGAGAQEDTRADEGSSSRIVNGTDCEKLGQPWQGALLMHPNQLYCGAVLVHPQWLLTAAHCRKQFFRIRLGHHSLSPVYESGQQMFQGIKTIPHPGYSHPGHSNDLMLIKLNRRIRETQYVKPINISSRCPSAGTRCLVSGWGTTSSPSIKFPKVLQCLNITVLSIDRCKEAYPRQIDSTMFCAGDKAGRDSCQGDSGGPVVCNGSLQGLVSWGDFPCAQPNRPGVYTNLCQFTKWIQDTIQSNS; this comes from the exons AACCTGTTCTTGCAAACGATGTTACCTCTTGCGACAACCCCTCTGACGCCGGCACGCGGCCCTCTGGGAGCACGCGGGACCTTGGAGCTGGGGCCCAGGAGGACACCAGGGCAGACGAAGGCAGCAGCAGCCGCATCGTGAACGGGACCGACTGCGAGAAGCTCGGCCAGCCTTGGCAGGGTGCACTGTTGATGCATCCCAACCAGCTCTACTGTGGGGCCGTGCTGGTGCATCCGCAGTGGCTGCTCACAGCCGCCCACTGCCGGAAGCA ATTTTTCAGAATCCGTCTCGGCCACCATTCCCTGTCACCCGTTTATGAATCTGGGCAGCAGATGTTCCAGGGGATCAAAACCATCCCCCATCCTGGCTACTCCCATCCCGGCCACTCCAATGACCTCATGCTCATCAAACTGAACAGAAGAATCCGTGAAACTCAGTATGTTAAGCCCATCAACATCTCCTCCCGGTGTCCGTCTGCTGGAACCAGATGCTTGGTATCTGGCTGGGGAACAACCAGCAGCCCCAGCA TTAAATTCCCCAAGGTCCTCCAGTGCTTGAACATCACCGTGCTAAGTATCGACAGGTGCAAGGAGGCCTATCCAAGACAGATAGATTCCACAATGTTCTGTGCTGGTGACAAGGCTGGCAGAGACTCCTGCCAG GGTGATTCTGGGGGGCCTGTGGTTTGCAATGGCTCCCTACAGGGCCTCGTGTCCTGGGGAGACTTTCCCTGTGCCCAGCCCAACAGACCCGGCGTCTACACCAACCTCTGCCAATTCACCAAGTGGATCCAGGACACCATCCAGTCCAACTCATGA